A genomic region of Alnus glutinosa chromosome 11, dhAlnGlut1.1, whole genome shotgun sequence contains the following coding sequences:
- the LOC133882554 gene encoding protein NRT1/ PTR FAMILY 4.3-like, with product MSGVCEETTVDWRGRPSNPTKHGGMKAATFVLGIQSFEIMAIAAVGNNLITYLINEMHFSLSKSANTVTNFVGTVFLLALLGGYLSDSYLGSFWTMLIFGFVELSGFILLSVQAHLPQLKPPPCNMLTDGEHCKEAKGMKALIFFVALYLVALGSGCVKPNMIAHGADQFNQDNPKQLKKLSTYFNAAYFAFSVGELIALTILVWVQTHSGMDIGFGVSAVAMAMGLISLVSGTLYYRNKPPQGSILTPIAQVFVAAFSKRKQVCPSNRQTLHGSQSNAPNNHVTLSSDTGSLLHTEKFRFLDKACLKIQDGRPHTKESPWRLCSVTQVNQVKILISVVPIFACTIIFNTILAQLQTFSVQQGSAMDTQLTKSFHIPPASLQAIPYIMLIFVVPLYDTFFVPFARKITGHESGISPLQRIGFGLFVATFSMVAAAIMEKKRRDSDKTLSIFWITPQFLIFGFSEMFTAVGLIEFFYKQSLKGMQAFLTAMTYCSYSFGFFLSSLLVSMVNKITSSSSNGGWLHENDLNKDRLDLFYWLLAALSFLNFLNYIFWSRWYSSNSTSSSTSHLEIHAEDYNHYSFNNTKNVGADDNIP from the exons ATGTCTGGAGTGTGTGAAGAGACCACTGTTGATTGGAGAGGGAGACCCTCCAACCCTACCAAACATGGTGGGATGAAAGCTGCTACTTTTGTTCTTG GGATACAATCGTTTGAGATAATGGCCATAGCTGCTGTTGGGAACAACCTCATAACATATCTGATCAATGAGATGCACTTCTCTTTGTCCAAGTCTGCAAACACTGTGACAAACTTTGTGGGAACTGTCTTTCTCCTCGCGCTCCTTGGCGGCTACCTTTCAGACTCTTATCTTGGGAGTTTCTGGACCATGCTCATCTTTGGTTTTGTCGAACTCTCT GGTTTCATATTACTCTCAGTTCAAGCTCATCTTCCCCAGTTAAAGCCACCACCGTGCAACATGCTGACTGATGGAGAACACTGTAAAGAAGCAAAGGGCATGAAGGCTTTGATATTCTTTGTAGCACTATACTTGGTGGCATTAGGGAGTGGATGTGTCAAGCCCAACATGATTGCTCATGGGGCTGACCAATTCAACCAAGATAACCCAAAGCAATTGAAGAAGCTCTCCACCTACTTCAATGCTGCCTATTTTGCCTTCTCTGTGGGTGAACTTATTGCCCTTACAATTCTtgtgtgggttcaaactcaTTCTGGGATGGATATAGGCTTTGGAGTCTCGGCTGTCGCCATGGCTATGGGATTAATCAGCTTGGTTTCTGGTACTCTTTATTATCGGAACAAGCCCCCTCAAGGCAGCATCCTCACTCCCATTGCTcaa gTTTTTGTGGctgcattttcaaaaagaaaGCAGGTTTGTCCGTCTAATAGACAAACACTTCACGGAAGCCAAAGCAATGCGCCAAATAACCATGTTACATTGTCGTCTGACACTGGCAGTCTCCTTCACACTGAAAAGTTCAG GTTCTTGGACAAGGCTTGCCTGAAAATCCAAGATGGGAGGCCTCATACGAAGGAAAGCCCATGGAGATTGTGCAGCGTTACCCAAGTGAATCAAGTGAAGATTCTGATCTCAGTTGTTCCCATCTTTGCATGCACCATTATTTTCAACACCATTTTAGCTCAACTCCAAACATTCTCAGTTCAACAAGGAAGTGCAATGGACACCCAACTCACCAAATCCTTCCACATCCCACCAGCTTCACTTCAAGCCATCCCATACATAATGCTCATCTTTGTAGTCCCCCTCTACGACACTTTCTTCGTCCCCTTTGCCAGAAAAATCACAGGCCACGAATCCGGCATCTCCCCTTTACAGCGGATTGGATTTGGCCTCTTTGTCGCAACATTTTCAATGGTTGCAGCTGCCATTatggagaaaaagagaagggatTCAGATAAAACATTATCCATTTTTTGGATCACCCCACAATTCTTAATCTTTGGATTCTCCGAAATGTTTACAGCTGTAGGCCTCATCGAGTTCTTTTACAAACAATCCTTGAAAGGGATGCAAGCATTCTTAACAGCCATGACATATTGCTCATACTCATTTGGGTTTTTTCTGAGCTCCTTGTTGGTTTCAATGGTGAACAAGATCACCTCAAGCTCCTCAAATGGCGGTTGGCTCCATGAAAATGATCTGAACAAAGACAGGCTAGATCTTTTCTATTGGCTGCTGGCAGCCCTCAGCTTCCTCAACTTCCTCAACTAtatcttttggtcgaggtggtATTCTAGCAATTCAACCTCATCAAGCACATCCCACCTTGAGATTCATGCGGAGGACTATAACCATTATAGCTTCAACAATACCAAAAACGTTGGAGCTGATGATAATATACCTTAA